A part of Melittangium boletus DSM 14713 genomic DNA contains:
- a CDS encoding SOUL family heme-binding protein gives MNKQRQTMLWASSAALMGALGWVGWRRWRREIETPSYQVLATKGGLEVRQYGPAVVAATDLQGSFTESLRAGFHLLAGYIFGGNQRHQSIAMTAPVGLQRRGNAWRMTFVMPSSFSSLETLPAPNDSRVQLEPVPGRRVAVRRFSGSATEAAMKEEEAWLLAELRRQGLRPVGAPVLAQYNAPFVPPFMRRNEIHIDVQPLEWVH, from the coding sequence ATGAACAAACAACGGCAGACGATGCTGTGGGCGTCCAGCGCGGCCCTCATGGGCGCCCTGGGCTGGGTGGGGTGGCGGCGATGGCGGCGGGAGATCGAGACACCCTCCTACCAGGTGCTGGCCACGAAGGGCGGCCTGGAGGTGCGGCAATATGGCCCCGCGGTCGTGGCGGCCACGGACCTCCAGGGCTCGTTCACCGAGAGCCTCAGAGCGGGTTTCCACCTGCTCGCGGGCTACATCTTCGGGGGCAACCAGCGCCATCAGTCCATCGCCATGACGGCCCCCGTGGGCTTGCAGCGCCGGGGGAATGCGTGGCGGATGACCTTCGTCATGCCCTCGTCTTTCTCCTCCTTGGAGACGTTGCCCGCGCCCAATGACTCCCGGGTCCAGCTGGAGCCCGTGCCTGGACGGCGCGTGGCGGTCCGGCGCTTCTCCGGCTCGGCCACCGAGGCCGCGATGAAGGAGGAGGAAGCCTGGTTGCTCGCCGAGCTTCGCCGCCAGGGCCTGCGTCCGGTGGGCGCTCCCGTGCTCGCCCAGTACAATGCGCCCTTCGTGCCGCCCTTCATGCGCCGCAATGAAATCCACATCGACGTCCAGCCCCTGGAGTGGGTGCACTGA